The sequence below is a genomic window from Granulicatella elegans.
TACTAGAATACCATTAGAAAAATATGCTGAAGAAATCATACCTGGAACTTCACCAGAATCTAAATACTATAATGAAAAAGAAAATGGTTTGCCATTTTATCAAGGCAAAAAAGATTTTGGTAAAAAATATTTAAAGAATCCATCTATATGGACTTCAGTTAGTATTAAAAAATCTATTAGAAATGATATTCTAATGAGTGTTAGAGCTCCAGTTGGAGATGTTAATATTAATCCTTTTAGTGAAATATGTATAGGTAGAGGATTATGTGCTATTAGATGTTCCAGTATCGGAAAGCAAAAATATTTATTTTACTGGCTTCTAATTAATAAAGGGAAAATTAATGGTCATGATGGAGTTACTTTTGATTCTATTTCAGTAAACGAAATAAATGAATTGCAAATCCCATCTCCATCAAAAGACTTACAAGATGAATTCGCATCCTATGTAGAAGAAATCGACAAATTGAAATTTGAAAGTGTTAAATGCGTGATTGCTTATTTTCTTTCCTGTTTTAACTCGATATAAACTTTGTTTATTTCCTGATTCAATGTTTCGGGTTCGCAAAAAATCTTGAATTCTTCTTCTGTTAGTTTGTCGTTTGATACTTCCCAAAGTTCATCATGAAGTCTATCGGCACATTTTTTTGCTGTTACAGCTATATCTAAAAAGTTAATGGCTAATCCAACTTTTCCTATTTTTGCTTTTTTAACTGAGTTTTTTGCGTATCTTTTACAAGCATTGACTTCTATTTCTAATCTTTTCAAAATTTCTTGTTTCATACATAACTCTTCCTTTTTGATATAAACATATTCCCGTACTATGAAAGATAAGTCAAGACAATAGAAATCTATTATTATACAATTAATCAAATTAAAAAAGCTAAGAACATCTCTGTTCTTAACCTTTTCTCTTGCCACCTAAAAACTCTTTAAATCAGTTTTTCTAAAATCCCTAATTAAACGAGCCTTATAGGGAGTGGATTTTAAAGTTGGTCGGTGGTTTTTGCGATTTGTTGCTTAGAAACGTTGATATGA
It includes:
- a CDS encoding restriction endonuclease subunit S, which codes for MFYNLNTRIPLEKYAEEIIPGTSPESKYYNEKENGLPFYQGKKDFGKKYLKNPSIWTSVSIKKSIRNDILMSVRAPVGDVNINPFSEICIGRGLCAIRCSSIGKQKYLFYWLLINKGKINGHDGVTFDSISVNEINELQIPSPSKDLQDEFASYVEEIDKLKFESVKCVIAYFLSCFNSI